From the genome of Deltaproteobacteria bacterium:
CCGACAGTACGCACCCTTCTGTTTCCGAGATGGTCAATGTCATCTGTGGTACCCCTCCCTCCCCTCAATCCAAGGAGGTAGCCTACTGTTCCCAGTATGTCCTCCTTCGTAAGGGTGGGAAAATCGTCAGGGATACCGTGGTTCAGCTTATAATTTATTTTCAGTCGTCCGACCTGAGACAGTCTGTAGGTGTCCGGATTAAAAAACATATTATCGAAGAAAGTCTCCGCCACGTTTAGAGTAGGCGGGTCCGTCGGACGGAATTTCTTGTAGATTTCTGTAATCGCATCCTCACGGGTTTTAACCTTATCGGCCAGAATCGTATTTCTGAGAGAGGCAACAACAGAGATATTATCGATGTAGAAAACCTTAAACTCGTTTATTTCACTATCTTTTATCTGTTGAATCTTTTCTTCAGTAATCAGTTCGTTGAAGTTGACTATCACCTCGCCGGTTTTCTTATCCACAATATCGTCGGCGGCAAACCTATCCATCAATTCGAGAGGATCAATAGGAATAATATCGACCTCGGCTTTTTTGAGTCTCTCGATGATATTTCTGACGAATCTCCTGCCTTTCTTAACCAGAACATCTCCGGATTCCGGGTCTGCGATGTCCGCCGTGGATCTTTGATAGGGCAGCACGTCGTAGTTGGCCCTTTTACTCATTCCATCCGAGTCCGTATAGATAGTCTCAACAGGATAGAAATGACGCATGATCTCCTTCTCATCGTATCCGAGAGCTTTGAGCAGGACGCTTACAAGAAACTTCTTCTTTCTATCTATTCTTACATGAAGAAGGTCTTTGGAGTCGAATTCGAGATCAATCCACCTGCCGTCGTGCGGTACAATTCTCGCAGAGAAAGAAGACCTGCCTACTGCCGAGTCTTTATTCTTGACCTGATCAAAGAACACGCCCGGAGAACGATGAAGCTGATTCACTATGACCCTCTCCGTCCCGTTCACTATGAATGAGCCGTTAGGCGTCATAAGAGGAATTTCGCCGAAATAGACTTCCTGTTCCTTTACATCCCTTATCGTACGTTCCTCACCTGATTCGGTATCCCAAATTACCAGCCGAAAAGTAACGTAAAGGGGCGCAACGTATGTATAACCCTTCAACCTGCATTCGACTGCTTCGTATTTCGGTCTGTCAAATCTGTAACTTATATACTCAAGCGAGGCCTTTTCGTTGTAATCTTCTATTGGAAATACAGTTTTAAAAGCATTATGCAGACCTACATCCTGCCGGTCTTCTGGTTTCGTATCGGATTGAAGAAAGTCATAGTAGGACTTGACTTGAACTTCGAGCAGATGAGGTATTTCGAGGACGGACGGTAATTTTGAAAAACTCTTCCTGAACTTATAAAATTCTACACCATCTACACTCAACTTATCTTACCCCCCGTGTTTGTTTTATAATACTTACTCAATTAATTTCATGACTAAATTCTCTGTTCAATAGGCGCAACACGGCTCATTAATTCCTAATTAAGCATTTACTTTTAGGAGACTCGGCAACCTATCTGAGAGAAGATACATAAGTATGATAGTTACAAAGCCGGAAATACGGTTATATAAATCAGTCGACCGACTTTAAACAGGTAAACTTTATAGTATAACCGTTGTTCCATCAAATACTTAATTAATTTCTACTTCTGCGCCGGCTTCTTCAAGCTTTTTCTTTACATCCTCGGCTTCCTGCTTCTCCACGCCTTCTTTAACAGGTTTGGGGGCGCCCTCGACAAGCTCTTTCGCTTCTTTAAGACCGAGAGACGTAACTTCCCTGACAGCCTTAATCACTTGAATTTTATTGCCCCCTATGGCCTTCAGGACCACAGTAAAATCGGTTTTTTCCGCTTGCTCCGCAGCTGCTTCTCCGCCCGCACCGGCTCCGGGCGCTGCGGCAACGGCTACTTGAGGGGCTGCGGCCTTTATATCAAACTTATCTTCGATCTCCTTGATCAACTCCGAGATCTCGAGCATGCTTGCTTTCTCAAGATAAGTTACAACATCTGTTTTCGTGATGTCAGCCATTATTAAAAAACCTCCTTAAATGAAATACGTCTTGGTTTAAACTTAATTTTCTTCCTTTTCCTTTTTTTCCTTAAGTGCGTTCAAAGCGTACAAAAACTGAGTCTGAAGCTGAACGAGCGTGCCCAGGAAATTTGACATGGGGCTAGATATAAGTCCCATAAACTGCGCTATCATTTCCTCTCTCGACGGCAGCTTTGAAAGTGCTGAAATCTCGGTCTCATTCAGGACGCTTCCGTCCACAACCCCGCCCTTGATTTTTAGCAGAGGGATTTTCTTAGCCGAATCCACAAATACCTTTGCCACCTCAGTGGGGTCTTTCTTGCAGATCGCGACTGCCGTGGGGCCCTCGAAAAGTTCTGTTATTTGTTCAATGTCCGTATCCTTAGCTGCTATTTTTAGAAGCGTATTCTTAACGACTTTGAGTTCGGCCTCGGCTTTGTTCAAATTCGCCCTCAGTCCCTGGAGCTCATTGACCGTAAGTCCCTTGTACTCAACCACCAGAACCGAAGGACCGCTTTTGAATACATTGTTAAATTCCTGAACCAGCTCATTCTTAGCCGCTTTACTTAACATTGACCTGCTCCTTAAAAATCCATAATTTCAAAATAATCTATGCGTTATAAACCGGGTCTGTGACATTTATCCGGCTACTTCCGTTTCTCGGAGAATCAAGCCGCCACCTGAAACCCCTTTAATTCCTCACGAACGTTAACGAAATCAATTTTAATCCCCGGTCCCATGGTATTAGAAACCGTAATTTTTCTGATAAATGCTCCCTTGGAAGAGGGTGGTTTCATCTTTACAAGAGATCCCATGAATACAAGAAAATTGTCTTTAAGCTTATCGCTCCCGAATGAAATCTTCCCAATAGGCGCGTGGACAACTCCGCCTTTATCGTTTTTAACCTCAATTCTTCCCGCCTTAGCCTCCTTGACGGCATTTTCGATCTCAAAAGTCACAGTGCCGACTTTGGGACTCGGCATAAGGCCTCGGGGACCCAGCACTTTACCCAATTTCGCAACAGAGCCCATCACATCCGGGGTGGCAATTGAGACATCAAACTCAAGCCAGTTCTCATTCATAATTTTATCCACAAGATCGTCGAGCCCGACATGATCCGCGCCGGCGTCCTTCGCTTCTTTCTGCTTCTCGTCTTTGGCAAAAACCGCAACCCTGATATCTTTACCAATGCCGTGAGGCAGAACCATTCCTGTCCTTATCTGTTGATTTGCCTGTCTCGGATCAATTCCCAATTTAACTGCTACTTCCACCGTCTCATCAAAGTTTGCCGTCTTTGTTTCTTCAAGAAGTTTAATGGCGTCATCAAGAACGTAGCTTGCTTTGGGATCAACCAGTTTCCTTACTCCAGTGTATTTTTTACCTTTTTTAGCCATTTTAAACCTCCATAAAACTTGATAAATCCTTTTTATCCGCTTTTTATTATGAACAAATTCAATCACTTATCCTCAGACTATATCTATTCCCATGCTCCTTGCGGTTCCTGAAACGATCCTTACAGCCGCTTCCAGATCATTCGTATTCAAGTCCGGCATTTTAGTTTTCGCAATCTCCTCGACTTTAACTCTCGATACCTTTCCCGCTTTTACCCTCGGAACCTCACCGGAACCCTTTTCCACCTTCGCCGCCTTCTTGAGCAGATAGGAAACAGGGGGGGATTTAACCTCAAAAGAGAAAGATTTATCGGCATATACCGTTACAGTTACGGGAAGAAGGCCTTCCAATTTTTGAGTCTGCGCATTAAAAGCCTTACAGAACTCCATTATATTAACGCCTCTCTGTCCCAGCGCGGGACCAACGGGGGGCGAAGGTGTGGCTTTTCCGGCATCCACCAATAATTTTATGTATCCATCGATTTTTTTCATACTATATCTTCTCCACTTGATTAAAATCCAGTTCTATGGGGGTTGTTCTGCCGAATATGGTTACAAGAACCTGAACTTTCGCCTTATCCGGCTTTACTTCCTCAATTACTCCCGAGAAATTCGCAAAAGGGCCTTCTATAACCTTTACTGTTTCCCCCTTGTCAAAAGTGACCTTCGGCTTGGGCTTTAAAGTCCCCTCTTCTATCTGTTTCTTTATCTTAAAAACTTCCTGCTCGTTTATATCAGGCACCGAGTCAGGATCTATCAGCCCATCCCTGAGCTTCCCACCGACGAATCCGATCACCTTCGGAATATTTCTTATGAAGTGCCAGCTGCCGTCATTAAGCTCCATCTTTATCAAAATGTAG
Proteins encoded in this window:
- the rplJ gene encoding 50S ribosomal protein L10 gives rise to the protein MLSKAAKNELVQEFNNVFKSGPSVLVVEYKGLTVNELQGLRANLNKAEAELKVVKNTLLKIAAKDTDIEQITELFEGPTAVAICKKDPTEVAKVFVDSAKKIPLLKIKGGVVDGSVLNETEISALSKLPSREEMIAQFMGLISSPMSNFLGTLVQLQTQFLYALNALKEKKEKEEN
- the rplA gene encoding 50S ribosomal protein L1 — encoded protein: MAKKGKKYTGVRKLVDPKASYVLDDAIKLLEETKTANFDETVEVAVKLGIDPRQANQQIRTGMVLPHGIGKDIRVAVFAKDEKQKEAKDAGADHVGLDDLVDKIMNENWLEFDVSIATPDVMGSVAKLGKVLGPRGLMPSPKVGTVTFEIENAVKEAKAGRIEVKNDKGGVVHAPIGKISFGSDKLKDNFLVFMGSLVKMKPPSSKGAFIRKITVSNTMGPGIKIDFVNVREELKGFQVAA
- the nusG gene encoding transcription termination/antitermination protein NusG, whose product is MAKRWYVVHTNTGFEDRVKSYIEERARAEGLEDQVVEVLVPTETIVEPVKGGKKKTSVRKFFPGYILIKMELNDGSWHFIRNIPKVIGFVGGKLRDGLIDPDSVPDINEQEVFKIKKQIEEGTLKPKPKVTFDKGETVKVIEGPFANFSGVIEEVKPDKAKVQVLVTIFGRTTPIELDFNQVEKI
- the rplL gene encoding 50S ribosomal protein L7/L12 gives rise to the protein MADITKTDVVTYLEKASMLEISELIKEIEDKFDIKAAAPQVAVAAAPGAGAGGEAAAEQAEKTDFTVVLKAIGGNKIQVIKAVREVTSLGLKEAKELVEGAPKPVKEGVEKQEAEDVKKKLEEAGAEVEIN
- the rplK gene encoding 50S ribosomal protein L11; translation: MKKIDGYIKLLVDAGKATPSPPVGPALGQRGVNIMEFCKAFNAQTQKLEGLLPVTVTVYADKSFSFEVKSPPVSYLLKKAAKVEKGSGEVPRVKAGKVSRVKVEEIAKTKMPDLNTNDLEAAVRIVSGTARSMGIDIV